From the Desulfolucanica intricata genome, the window ATATAAAAGCAGCTATTTTTTTAAACCTCATCTCAGGTACCCTCCAAAGTATTACTACTTGCATTATTCTCTCAGTTTTCCCACAAAGATATGCAACGTGTCCAGTGTTACTATATTATTGACCGAAAACCTTTTTATATCTTCATTGTCCCAAGATTATGGGTTTCCACCGGAGTGAAGTTATTAAATATTTTTATCACCTGACCGGATATTTGACGATACCTGGGATGGTTAACGTAGAATTAGATCTGGGCAAAGCTTTAAAGCTGTAGAAACAGAAATTGTCGATTTAAAACCGGAATTGCGGGCCTCATAAGGAGCAGCGGCAATTACGCCTCTTTCTTCCCGGTCTGTTCACCAACAGCTACCGGTTTACCTATTAAAGAAGGATTATCCCGCTGCTCTACAGATGCCCAAACTCTTCATGCTTATTAAAGAGTAACAGGACTGCACATCAGACAGACCCTTCATTAATGTTATTTCCTTCCGATTCAGCTATACATTTTATAGCTTATTACGGCCCCCGCACACCTTACATAGAACATACCCCTGGTCCAAAGCTTCCTCCCTGCTTTTAAATAACACCTTATTGTGATCGGCAATTTTTTGCCCCCATACACATTCAGGCCGGTGGAGCTTTTTACTACTGCTGCTACCGATATAAGCTGTTTCTTGTTTTTCCTGAGTACTATCCGTTTCTAAACCCCACAGGCCGCGCTGATTTTCCCGGGCCTCCCGCTGCAGCTGCACAAACATATCTGAGTGCCGCACATTTGGCGGGACAGTCAGTACCAAGGCATAACCCTGGCGAATCAGATCCGCGTTAAAAAAGGTACCGTCCTCAAGATAAAGATAGCACAGTAATCGTCCATAGTTATCTCGCTGCTGGGTATCAAACTCCAGGTATACCTCTTTTCCTTCCAGGTTCTTTTTAGTAAAGGCTGAGGCCTCCGGCCCGTAGGGTTCTACCGGCTTGGTCGGGCGTTTAGTTTCCGGTGTATCCACTCCAATCAGGCGCACGTCTTCCTCTTTACCGTTTAAAAGTACTTCCACCGTATCCCCGTCAACTACACGGGTTACTGTTACTTTAACCCGTTTTTGGTTTTCTTGTTGACCGGTTTTACTTGAACTGCTGTCCTCCTGAATCTCCTGAGCCTTTTCCGGTTCAGGTTCGGTAACACTCGCAGCTGCACAGCCAGCCAAGATAAAAGCCAGTATAACCAGTAGAATCAGTATTTTTCTTCTTAACATTACGCAGTTCTCCCTTCGTCTTTTATATTACCAAGCTCTATGAAGCTTAGTAATAAAAAAATTTCAGGCACCCAATACCTGAAATTCAATTCTTCAATTAAATATATAGAATACAACTCCTTATTTGGCTCTAACTACATATGCATCTATTCCCTGCCCCTGCAGCTTTTGAGCATAAGCATCGGCCCGCTCCCGTGTAGAAAAAGCCCCTACCTGCACCCGCCAAAGTTCACTGTAATTAACATCAGCGTCTTGCCTTGTTGTTCCGGATAAGCGGCCCCGCATCTCCGCCAGAGGGAAATATTTGCCCGGGCATAAAGTTTCTGCACCCGGTACTTCCCGGTGTCCCAGGATATGTTCTAATGGTATATTATACTCCTTCACCAGCCGGGCCAATAATTCAACCAGTGCCTCTGTCTGTTCGGGGAGGGGCGGATGTTTGGTTAGATCACCGATGACTGCTATGCCAATTCCCCGGCGGTTCATCCCGCCCGCTAGGCAGTGAGCGCCGGGAAGTGTCAGCGACCTTCCGGAGATAACCGAACCTTCTCTTTCTATGACAAAGTGATAACCTATATCCTGCCAGCCCAAGCCCAGGTGGTAGCGCCTGATTTGGTCAGTATCCTTCTCTTCCGCACCGGTATGATGCAGAATCAGGTATTCCCAATTCAAAATTTACCACCTTCTACAAGCATTCGGGCATCCTCGTAGTCAACTCCACCCTGCCGGGCTACCACTACGGTTAGCAGAGAGATAGACTTCTGAAGGTCCCTGATTACCGGCTCCAGGCGAACCAGAAGGTATCCCGCCACCACCATCGGAAAGCCATAATTGGCTGCCAGTTTGACTACTTCTTCCACCGTGTTTCACCCCTTTTATTATTAAAATAGGGATGCCTTAGCATCCCCTTCTAACTAAGCGTTAGAAATTATATCAGTAGTAGTTACATCCACAATTCGTGCACTGTCAACAGAAACCAGGTCACCGCCGGAAGTAGTTAAGATATTTTTAGCGATAATGGTATCCATAGCAGCCTGTACTTCCGCTTGAGCAATGTCATCCCTCGGGTTCTCCACACTAACAGTGACACGGCTGCCGGCCTGGTTTAGAAAAACCATCCTTAAAGTTTGGGTTACTGCCATTTTGTTCACCTCCTAACCTAGGGATTTTCTAACTATTAACCTTTATACACCCTCATCTACTAACTCGGCATTATCCACACGCTCTACGGACACCAAGGTATATTCCTGCAGGCCGGAAACAGCCTGAGATACATCGTAGATGTCCTGATCCAAAGCATCAGCCTTGACATTGTTTAAACTCTTAGTACGATATACCGGGTTTCCCTCACCGTCCACTCCGGTTTGCAGCCTCATTCTTAAAGCCGAACCGCTAGGTACTTTGGTTACTGCCATCTTGTTCCCCCCTTTCAAATTTTGTGGCGGGCCCCGACCGTAAGGGCCCGCCAAATATGAAGTTGTAATTAAAAAAGACCGGGGTTCTCTTCCGGTCTTGAGCTGATCTTAATTCTTATTCTGTATTCAGTCAATTAATATACGCTTATTTTTGGAACAAATGTACCAAATTTTTGACGCCCCTTGCATAATATTTTCCAGGTAAAAGTAGTACTAGCATCTAATACCACACCGCCCCAAAGGTGGATTCAATTATTTCTAACAGGATAATTGGGGTTTTTAAATAGATAATGCAGCATCATACTTGCGGTTGCTAACTTATATTTTTTCTCATAGTTAATCAAAGTAGTATCTTTCATAAAGTTCTCTATATCCTGTTTTTCTAGTCCCGCATAAAGTGATATAGTTTCATATTTTAGCCCAAATAATTGTACAAGTAC encodes:
- a CDS encoding YvrJ family protein → MEEVVKLAANYGFPMVVAGYLLVRLEPVIRDLQKSISLLTVVVARQGGVDYEDARMLVEGGKF
- a CDS encoding N-acetylmuramoyl-L-alanine amidase — encoded protein: MNWEYLILHHTGAEEKDTDQIRRYHLGLGWQDIGYHFVIEREGSVISGRSLTLPGAHCLAGGMNRRGIGIAVIGDLTKHPPLPEQTEALVELLARLVKEYNIPLEHILGHREVPGAETLCPGKYFPLAEMRGRLSGTTRQDADVNYSELWRVQVGAFSTRERADAYAQKLQGQGIDAYVVRAK
- a CDS encoding thermonuclease family protein, with the translated sequence MLRRKILILLVILAFILAGCAAASVTEPEPEKAQEIQEDSSSSKTGQQENQKRVKVTVTRVVDGDTVEVLLNGKEEDVRLIGVDTPETKRPTKPVEPYGPEASAFTKKNLEGKEVYLEFDTQQRDNYGRLLCYLYLEDGTFFNADLIRQGYALVLTVPPNVRHSDMFVQLQREARENQRGLWGLETDSTQEKQETAYIGSSSSKKLHRPECVWGQKIADHNKVLFKSREEALDQGYVLCKVCGGRNKL
- a CDS encoding DUF1659 domain-containing protein yields the protein MAVTKVPSGSALRMRLQTGVDGEGNPVYRTKSLNNVKADALDQDIYDVSQAVSGLQEYTLVSVERVDNAELVDEGV
- a CDS encoding DUF2922 domain-containing protein → MAVTQTLRMVFLNQAGSRVTVSVENPRDDIAQAEVQAAMDTIIAKNILTTSGGDLVSVDSARIVDVTTTDIISNA